The proteins below come from a single Crateriforma spongiae genomic window:
- the purL gene encoding phosphoribosylformylglycinamidine synthase subunit PurL — protein MALWQIDIYPADGEVDREGQRTREEIHELGLGDVDVRCATGFLVQGDLDEGHAVDLAQSFLADAVVQRTVVAIVGDPDLAEPPGAEETLVHVLPKPGVMDPVAASTLSAAADRGLSVDAVRSFRKYWLGELSADDLDRICRRALSNDAIEQVVQGPLQMDRLDVGSPYEFQKVVVPIRNADDDALMRLSKEGQLYLTLVEMQTIRDHFESIGRDPTDIELESVAQTWSEHCSHKTLAGRIHYRGPGPDGTPDADERQYDNMLKETIFAATQQIRKTLGDDDWCVSVFKDNAGVVTFDDQYHACFKVETHNHPSALEPYGGANTGIGGVIRDPMGTGMGAKPVCNTDVFCFASPDTDPTTLPPGVLHPRRVMKGVVSGVRDYGNRMGIPTVNGAVYFDERYLGNPLVFCGNAGMIPVGMEEKEAKADDLIVAIGGRTGRDGIHGATFSSAELTSESESLSGGAVQIGNAITEKMVLDVLIQARDRGLYNAVTDCGAGGFSSAVGEMGEEIGAEVWLEKAPLKYEGLSYTEIWISEAQERMVFAVPQSSWDELRELCESEGVEAAVIGRFTPTGRLTLTYHGETVGDVAMKFLHDGRPPVIRDATYHPAPVQDIETEALSADQHRQTLLDILASPNVASKHAIVRQYDHEVQGGSVIKPFVGPLCDGPSDAAVLRPLLTSHRGLVISCGMNPHYGDFDTYHMAASAIDEAIRNAVAVGADPERIAILDNFCWGYTDRPETLGSLVRAAIACQDLAVALGTPFISGKDSLNNEFSYVDASGEKQTISIPPSLLISAMGQIDDVRKAVTMDAKQAGNAVFLIGQTRRELGGSHFGLVHGLSGGQVPRVDPAMSKSTFTVVHQAIMSGMIRACHDLSEGGLAVAATEMAMSGGLGIELQLDDVGGNGSESSALSATELLFSESNTRFLVEVAPGHEDELQKRFADAGVPLWHVGSVQSDPQVSVGWGNQTVLQIDTADAKSAWLGTLDW, from the coding sequence ATGGCCCTCTGGCAAATTGACATCTATCCGGCCGACGGCGAAGTGGATCGAGAAGGACAGCGGACGCGCGAGGAGATTCACGAGCTAGGGTTGGGCGATGTGGATGTCCGCTGCGCCACCGGCTTTCTGGTTCAAGGCGACCTGGATGAAGGACACGCCGTCGATCTGGCCCAATCTTTCCTGGCCGATGCTGTGGTCCAACGGACCGTCGTCGCGATCGTCGGCGATCCCGATTTGGCCGAACCACCTGGCGCCGAAGAAACCCTGGTCCATGTGTTGCCCAAGCCCGGGGTGATGGATCCCGTTGCAGCGTCGACCCTATCGGCAGCTGCCGATCGCGGATTGTCCGTCGACGCCGTTCGCTCGTTTCGCAAGTATTGGCTGGGCGAACTGTCCGCTGATGATCTGGACCGGATTTGTCGTCGCGCGTTGTCCAACGATGCGATCGAACAAGTCGTCCAAGGTCCGCTGCAGATGGATCGGTTGGACGTGGGATCGCCCTATGAGTTCCAAAAGGTGGTCGTCCCGATCCGCAACGCGGACGACGATGCATTGATGCGATTGTCCAAGGAAGGACAACTGTATTTGACGTTGGTCGAAATGCAGACCATCCGCGACCACTTTGAATCGATCGGTCGTGATCCTACCGACATCGAACTGGAATCTGTCGCGCAAACGTGGTCGGAACACTGCAGCCACAAAACACTGGCCGGCCGCATTCATTATCGCGGCCCCGGACCGGACGGTACGCCCGACGCTGATGAACGCCAGTATGACAACATGCTGAAAGAAACGATCTTTGCGGCCACGCAACAGATCCGAAAAACGTTGGGCGACGACGATTGGTGTGTCAGCGTGTTTAAAGACAATGCCGGCGTGGTCACCTTTGACGATCAATACCATGCGTGTTTCAAAGTCGAAACGCACAACCACCCATCGGCGCTGGAACCCTATGGTGGGGCGAACACGGGGATCGGTGGTGTGATCCGTGACCCGATGGGCACCGGTATGGGCGCCAAACCGGTTTGCAACACCGACGTGTTTTGCTTTGCCAGTCCGGACACAGATCCCACCACATTGCCGCCGGGTGTGTTGCATCCCCGACGCGTGATGAAAGGTGTGGTGTCTGGTGTTCGCGACTACGGCAATCGGATGGGCATCCCGACTGTCAACGGCGCCGTTTATTTCGACGAACGGTATTTGGGCAATCCGTTGGTCTTCTGTGGCAACGCCGGAATGATCCCGGTCGGCATGGAAGAAAAGGAGGCCAAAGCGGATGATCTGATCGTCGCGATCGGCGGTCGCACCGGTCGCGACGGCATCCACGGGGCGACCTTCAGCAGCGCGGAATTGACCAGCGAATCCGAATCGCTTTCCGGCGGTGCGGTCCAGATCGGTAACGCGATCACCGAAAAGATGGTCTTGGACGTGCTGATTCAGGCGCGTGATCGCGGACTGTACAACGCGGTGACCGATTGCGGTGCGGGCGGTTTCAGCAGCGCCGTGGGCGAAATGGGTGAAGAAATCGGCGCAGAAGTGTGGCTGGAGAAAGCGCCGCTGAAGTACGAGGGTCTCAGCTATACCGAAATCTGGATCAGCGAAGCGCAAGAACGAATGGTCTTTGCCGTTCCCCAGTCCAGTTGGGATGAACTGCGGGAATTATGCGAAAGCGAAGGCGTCGAAGCGGCGGTCATCGGGCGATTCACACCGACCGGACGATTGACGTTGACCTACCACGGCGAAACCGTCGGCGACGTCGCCATGAAATTCTTGCACGACGGTCGTCCGCCGGTGATCCGCGACGCGACCTATCATCCGGCTCCGGTGCAAGATATTGAAACCGAAGCGTTGTCGGCAGATCAACATCGACAAACGTTGTTGGACATTTTGGCAAGCCCCAACGTCGCCAGCAAACACGCGATCGTTCGTCAGTACGATCACGAAGTCCAAGGCGGCAGCGTGATCAAACCTTTCGTGGGGCCGCTGTGTGACGGACCCAGTGACGCGGCAGTGCTTCGCCCGTTGTTGACGTCGCATCGTGGCCTGGTCATCAGTTGCGGCATGAACCCGCACTACGGTGACTTCGACACCTATCACATGGCCGCATCGGCGATCGACGAAGCGATTCGAAATGCGGTTGCCGTTGGTGCGGACCCCGAACGCATTGCGATCTTGGACAACTTTTGTTGGGGTTACACCGATCGACCCGAAACGCTGGGGTCGTTGGTACGCGCCGCCATCGCATGCCAAGATTTGGCCGTTGCATTGGGCACGCCATTCATCAGTGGCAAAGACAGCTTGAACAACGAATTCAGCTATGTGGATGCGTCGGGTGAAAAGCAGACAATTTCGATCCCGCCCAGTTTGCTGATCAGCGCGATGGGTCAAATCGATGACGTGCGAAAAGCCGTCACCATGGACGCCAAGCAAGCGGGTAACGCTGTCTTTTTGATCGGCCAAACACGCCGTGAATTGGGCGGTTCCCACTTCGGTCTGGTTCACGGTTTGTCCGGCGGCCAGGTCCCCCGCGTCGACCCAGCGATGTCCAAATCCACCTTCACCGTGGTGCATCAGGCGATCATGTCCGGAATGATCCGGGCCTGTCACGACTTGAGCGAAGGCGGGTTGGCGGTCGCGGCAACTGAAATGGCCATGTCAGGAGGCCTGGGGATCGAATTGCAATTGGATGATGTCGGTGGCAATGGATCTGAGTCGTCGGCGTTGTCAGCGACCGAACTGCTGTTCAGCGAATCGAACACGCGATTCTTGGTCGAAGTGGCTCCAGGTCACGAAGACGAATTGCAGAAACGTTTCGCCGATGCCGGGGTTCCACTTTGGCACGTCGGGTCGGTCCAGTCGGATCCGCAGGTCAGCGTCGGCTGGGGGAACCAAACCGTTCTGCAGATCGACACGGCCGATGCCAAGTCGGCTTGGCTGGGGACGCTGGATTGGTAA
- a CDS encoding prephenate dehydrogenase, which translates to MTDDDFRLTIVGVGLLGGSVAKAIRRTHPNAHVRGVSRRPSTLERAFDAGVIDQGFEHLADACVDSDVVVIATPVDRLAGYVIQAANHSPAECLITDVGSTKAGIVNDVGDDADAAAKFVAAHPIAGSEKTGVENATDDLFDGKVIILTPTAANGPAVREKADQFWRATGGRCLEMTPEEHDDRLAAISHVPHLMSSLVAKLTDPESLPLAGSGWRDITRVAAGDPEMWTAICQQNRSAVLDQLRRCADELKMLHQWIETRDDAELCRWLADAQAVRWQSDESDAGE; encoded by the coding sequence GTGACCGACGACGACTTTCGGTTGACCATCGTCGGCGTCGGCTTGTTGGGCGGAAGCGTTGCCAAGGCGATCCGTCGCACGCATCCCAACGCGCACGTTCGTGGTGTCAGTCGCCGTCCTTCGACACTGGAACGCGCTTTCGATGCGGGGGTGATCGATCAGGGCTTCGAACACTTGGCCGATGCTTGTGTGGACAGTGATGTCGTGGTTATCGCCACGCCCGTGGATCGTTTGGCAGGTTATGTGATCCAGGCGGCGAATCACTCGCCAGCAGAGTGTCTGATCACCGACGTCGGCAGCACTAAAGCGGGAATCGTCAACGATGTCGGCGACGACGCGGATGCTGCCGCCAAGTTTGTGGCCGCTCATCCGATCGCGGGCAGCGAGAAAACCGGTGTCGAAAACGCCACTGATGATTTGTTCGACGGCAAAGTCATCATCCTGACCCCCACGGCGGCCAATGGCCCGGCGGTGCGTGAAAAGGCGGATCAGTTTTGGCGTGCCACCGGCGGGCGATGTCTGGAAATGACGCCCGAGGAACACGACGATCGACTGGCCGCGATCAGCCACGTTCCCCATTTGATGTCGTCCTTGGTCGCCAAGTTGACGGATCCGGAATCGTTGCCGCTGGCCGGAAGCGGTTGGCGAGACATCACGCGGGTTGCCGCGGGCGATCCGGAAATGTGGACGGCCATCTGTCAACAAAATCGTTCTGCGGTGCTGGATCAGCTGCGGCGCTGTGCGGACGAACTGAAAATGTTGCACCAGTGGATTGAAACTCGGGACGACGCAGAATTGTGCCGCTGGTTGGCCGACGCCCAGGCGGTTCGCTGGCAGTCCGACGAATCCGACGCCGGCGAGTGA
- the ribA gene encoding GTP cyclohydrolase II: MSERLNTIPEAIEAIARGEVIIVVDAEDRENEGDFICAAEKASVDTINFILAGRGQLCVAVLPEVCRRLDLVPIVNQNDAPLKTAFVTPVDIATAKTGITASERAETIRRLADPECAITDFVRPGHVYPLLAKQGGVLRRAGHTEAAVDLARMAGLEPAGVLCEILDETGDRASRPKLRELADEHNMVMISIEQLIAYRRVSERLITRSAGAQLPTQYGDFQILVYQVEYESQEPIALVFGDLKAPGPPPLVRMHSSCFTGDLISSLRCDCGDQLHMALKMISQEGRGALVYLPQEGRGIGLSAKIRAYALQDQGLDTVEANHALGFKADMRDYGIGLQILKDLGLHEVRLLTNNPKKTEAFNLRGFDLRVVDQVPIVPAINQHNQRYMETKRDKMGHQLP, from the coding sequence ATGTCCGAGCGACTTAACACCATTCCCGAAGCCATCGAAGCGATCGCCAGGGGCGAAGTCATCATCGTGGTCGACGCCGAAGACCGCGAAAACGAAGGCGACTTCATTTGTGCGGCGGAAAAGGCCAGTGTCGACACGATTAATTTTATCTTGGCCGGCCGTGGACAGTTATGCGTGGCGGTGTTGCCGGAGGTTTGTCGCCGATTGGATTTGGTGCCGATCGTCAACCAGAACGACGCCCCGCTGAAGACCGCTTTTGTGACCCCGGTGGACATCGCAACGGCCAAGACGGGGATCACGGCGTCGGAGCGAGCGGAGACGATTCGACGTTTGGCGGACCCCGAATGTGCGATCACCGATTTCGTTCGGCCCGGCCACGTTTACCCGTTGTTGGCCAAACAAGGCGGCGTTTTGCGTCGGGCCGGACACACCGAAGCGGCCGTCGATTTGGCACGAATGGCGGGGCTGGAACCTGCTGGTGTGTTGTGTGAGATCCTGGACGAAACCGGAGACCGTGCCAGCCGACCGAAGCTGCGGGAATTGGCCGACGAACACAACATGGTGATGATCAGCATCGAACAACTGATCGCCTATCGCCGCGTTAGTGAACGACTGATCACACGCAGTGCCGGTGCCCAATTGCCGACCCAGTACGGCGACTTTCAGATCTTGGTGTACCAAGTCGAATACGAGTCCCAGGAACCGATCGCGTTGGTGTTCGGCGACTTGAAAGCGCCCGGGCCGCCGCCGTTGGTTCGGATGCACAGCAGCTGTTTCACCGGCGATCTGATTTCATCGCTGCGTTGTGACTGTGGCGATCAGTTGCACATGGCGCTGAAGATGATCAGTCAGGAGGGCCGCGGCGCGTTGGTCTATCTGCCTCAGGAAGGTCGCGGCATCGGATTGTCCGCAAAAATCCGTGCGTACGCACTACAGGACCAGGGGCTTGATACCGTCGAAGCCAACCACGCGTTGGGCTTCAAAGCCGACATGCGGGATTACGGTATTGGTCTTCAGATTTTGAAAGACTTGGGGCTGCACGAAGTCCGCCTGCTGACCAACAACCCCAAGAAAACCGAAGCGTTCAATCTGCGTGGGTTCGACCTGCGGGTCGTTGATCAGGTGCCGATCGTTCCGGCGATCAACCAGCACAACCAACGTTACATGGAAACCAAACGCGACAAGATGGGGCACCAATTGCCGTGA
- a CDS encoding alpha/beta hydrolase, with protein sequence MRSIPHSTQDPSLAAKPAAAFGWIGFNAFAITTFCLVTGFVIGLMSTAAAGADTPDNDNIAKTEPAVQTGAEDSAAPAGDVVRRFDVVYDPETGRAGKCDIYLPGPAIDPSHPDSPDPPPKTNDRPAVVVVHGGGWMSGDKWTMYSHCNALAKRGHVVISINYRLAPEHKFPAQVDDVRKALLWLVDHASELNVDLNRVGLFGYSAGGHLSALVAVVADESPEIRQRSSDWAVDDARWDRLPKIKAVCAGGPPCDFRDLPPENTSLAYFLGGSRRQVPEIYRAASPTALASTGDPPIHIIHGGDDFLVPVTTSRSFVAALRDQGVECQLTELPKLGHLMTFMDQRTKQTMIRWFEKML encoded by the coding sequence ATGCGTTCGATACCGCATTCAACCCAAGATCCATCTTTGGCCGCCAAGCCCGCCGCCGCATTCGGGTGGATCGGTTTTAACGCTTTCGCGATCACAACGTTCTGCCTGGTGACCGGTTTCGTGATCGGCCTGATGAGCACCGCGGCCGCCGGGGCGGACACGCCGGACAATGACAACATCGCCAAGACCGAACCCGCCGTCCAAACCGGCGCGGAAGATTCGGCAGCGCCGGCCGGCGACGTCGTCCGCAGGTTCGACGTCGTGTACGACCCGGAAACGGGCAGGGCAGGTAAGTGTGACATCTACTTGCCCGGCCCCGCCATCGATCCATCACACCCGGATTCGCCCGATCCACCGCCCAAGACAAACGACCGCCCCGCCGTGGTCGTGGTTCACGGCGGCGGATGGATGTCGGGTGACAAATGGACGATGTACAGCCACTGCAACGCGTTGGCGAAACGCGGCCACGTGGTGATCAGCATCAATTACCGCTTGGCCCCCGAACACAAATTTCCGGCACAAGTCGACGACGTGCGGAAAGCCCTGTTGTGGCTGGTCGATCATGCGTCGGAATTGAACGTCGATCTGAACCGTGTCGGATTGTTCGGCTATTCCGCCGGCGGACATCTTTCGGCGCTTGTCGCCGTGGTGGCGGACGAATCACCCGAGATTCGCCAACGGTCCAGCGACTGGGCGGTCGACGACGCTCGCTGGGATCGGTTGCCAAAGATCAAAGCGGTCTGCGCGGGCGGTCCGCCTTGTGACTTTCGTGATCTGCCACCGGAAAACACTTCGCTGGCCTATTTCCTGGGTGGTTCACGACGTCAGGTTCCCGAAATCTATCGTGCCGCTTCACCGACGGCCCTGGCATCAACCGGTGATCCACCGATTCACATCATTCATGGGGGCGATGATTTTCTGGTGCCCGTCACGACCAGCCGATCCTTCGTCGCGGCGCTTCGCGACCAGGGTGTGGAGTGTCAATTGACCGAACTGCCCAAACTCGGGCACTTAATGACCTTTATGGACCAGCGGACGAAGCAAACAATGATCCGATGGTTCGAAAAAATGCTTTAA